AGTGAGCCCAAATTTGGACAGTCACTAAGGTCCGACTCGTCCTCTCCACTTATAGCAAAGTAAGTGAGCTTGACTTATTGAGTTGAACTCACTTAGTATTGGAGGCATAAAAGGCAGCCGCATCAAAAGCGCCTTGGCCACAAACATGAACAAAGAACAGCACTCCGAGCAAAAATGCTAAGTCATGACCGCTCACTGAGCTGTTTTACAAATCGAGAGCACCGAAATCATGAGTAAAAGCAGCGTAGAAGCGTTTCAGGTGATGAAGAATGTCGCGCAGCACCCCGATGACTACTTGACCCAGTGGAAAAATCGGCACCAACAGCCCGTTATTGGCATCTTCCCCATGAACTTCCCGGTGGAGATTATTGCCGCCACTGGAGCCTTGCCGGTCATCATTCAGGACAGTCGAGAGCCCATTTCTGAAGGCAATACGATCCTTGCGGAGTTTTACTGCGGCTTTACCCGCAGCATTGCCGATCAAACCATGAAGGGTCAGCTGGATATTTTTGACGCTTTCATGAATGCCGATCACTGCATTCAGCTTTTGGGGGCAGTAGATGTGGTCAGAGAAATGCTGTCGGACAAACCGGTGTATTTTGAGCATCTGATTGCCGCCATGGACGACTCGTGGACCAAGGACCAGGTACAGACGAAAATTCATGCCTTTATCGCGGAAGCTGAGCGAGTTACTGGTACAACGATCAGCGATGAAGCTTTGACAAGGTGCATCGAGTCAAACAACAAAAACCGACAGCTTTTGAGGCAGGTTTTTGAGGCGCGTCGGAACGGCGACGCCCAATTCTCCCCCGGTGAGCTGCAGACAATGATCGTATCCAGCATGATTATGGATAAAGACGAACACACTGCTTTGCTGGAGACCGTGTTGGCGGAAGCTTCCACCAAGCCTCGGGACAACCGCGTACGCCTGCACCTTTCCGGCCACTTCTGTCACGCGCCACGAGTAGAGTTATTTGATTTGCTGGAAGAATGCGGTGCAGTCATTGTCGATGACGACCTTTATACCGGTTCTCGTTATATATCTACCGATGTTAAAGAATCGTTAGCCCCAAGAGCCGCGCTAGCGGACTGGTACTTTGCTCGAAACGAAAACATCCCCTGTCCTACTCGCGTTCAAAAAACGGTGAACTGGGACGAATACCTTATCAACGCTCTTGAAAACAGCGGAGCGGAAGGCGTTATCGTGTTAATGGCCAAATTCTGCGAAGCCCATATGTTTTACTACCCGGAACTACGCAAAGCATTAGAAGCCAATAACATACCCCACCTACTCATCGAAACCGAACATGAAGGTATGCCGGAGGAAACATTCCGCACGCGAGTAGAAGCCATGATCGAGCGGATTCGCCGCAAATCGTCCTCTCGCACTACTGCAAAGGAGTTAGCACAATGAGCAACGCGAAACAAAGCAGTGTAAA
This DNA window, taken from Marinobacter halotolerans, encodes the following:
- a CDS encoding 2-hydroxyacyl-CoA dehydratase subunit D — its product is MSKSSVEAFQVMKNVAQHPDDYLTQWKNRHQQPVIGIFPMNFPVEIIAATGALPVIIQDSREPISEGNTILAEFYCGFTRSIADQTMKGQLDIFDAFMNADHCIQLLGAVDVVREMLSDKPVYFEHLIAAMDDSWTKDQVQTKIHAFIAEAERVTGTTISDEALTRCIESNNKNRQLLRQVFEARRNGDAQFSPGELQTMIVSSMIMDKDEHTALLETVLAEASTKPRDNRVRLHLSGHFCHAPRVELFDLLEECGAVIVDDDLYTGSRYISTDVKESLAPRAALADWYFARNENIPCPTRVQKTVNWDEYLINALENSGAEGVIVLMAKFCEAHMFYYPELRKALEANNIPHLLIETEHEGMPEETFRTRVEAMIERIRRKSSSRTTAKELAQ